Within the Sulfitobacter sp. JL08 genome, the region CAGCCCGTGGCGATATCGTGTTCCTTGATCCCGTTATCGGTGTCGGCGAACTGGCGATCAGCGATCATCGGTCAAGCCAACCAACACTGGACGAGTTTCTGCGGATCGCAAGCGAGGCGCATGTCGCGGGCCTGATGACCGGCAAGGCGGGGATTGTGCATTGCCATATGGGAGACGGCGAGCGGGGTCTGTCGATGTTGGAACAGGCAATCGCGACCTGCGAAATCCCCGCGCGCGTCTTCAACCCGACCCACGTCAATCGCAACAAACCACTCTTTGAACAGGCCGTCGCGCTGGCGCGACACGGATGTTACATCGACGCGACAGCATTCCCTTGCGGGCATATCGATCCGGGTATATCGGCCGCCGATGCCTACATCCAATTCCGCGATCTGGGCGGTCGCGCGGACCGGTTCACCATCAGTTCTGACGGCGGTGGCTGCCTGCCGGCCTTTGACCGTGAAGGAAATCTGACACGGTTTGGGGTGGGATTGTCGGACACTTTGCCCGAAACGCTGCGCGAGCTTATCGACAAGGGAATACCCCTGCCCGAAGCGCTGGCTCCGTTGACGTCAAATGTCGCCGATCTGCTCAAGCTGCGCCGAAAAGGTCGTTTGAACGTAGGGATGGATGCCGATCTGGTGGTTCTTGACGAAAACACGACTGTGCGGCATGTGATGGCCCGGGGGGAATGGCATGTCCGCGATGGCCAGATGGCCCGGCGTGGCATGTATGAAAAGGTTTGAGCGTCCGCGCGGCCCCCGGTGGCTGCCCGTTCTAGCACCGGAAGGTAGTTAAGATATGTGCCCTGCACCCATTGATGCAGAGACCCCGCGCGGGTTCATCATTCCAATCGGCGGTGGTGAAGACCGCGTCAAGGAAATGCAGATTCACCGCAAATTCGTGGAACTGTCCGGCGGTGCGGATGCCGATATCATCGTGGTTCCGACAGCCTCGATGCTGGAAGAAACCGGACCGGATTATAACCGCATTTTCTCTGAACTCGGGGCCGGTCAGGTCGAGTTTTTGCCCATCTCGCGCCGCGCCGATTGCGACAATCCGGAATATGCCGAGATGCTGGACCGCGCCACCGGGATATTTATGACCGGCGGCAACCAGCTTCGGTTGTCGGCGATTCTGGGTGGCACACTTGTCGCTCAGAAAATCCGGCGGCGGAACGCGGCGGGTGTACCAGTTGCGGGAACCTCGGCCGGGGCTTCGGTCATGTCCGAACACATGGTTGCAGGCGGGAGCAGCAATTCCGCGCCAGCCGAAGGCAATATCACTCTGGCACCGGGTATGGGGCTGACCAATGCGGTCATCATTGACCAGCATTTCACCCAGCGTAACCGCATGGGGCGCCTGTTAACCGCCTCATCTTTCAACCCTTTTCTGATAGGGTTGGGCGTTGATGAAGACACGGCGGCATTCATTGGGCCTGATAACGTCCTTGAGGTTGTCGGCAGTGGAGCTGTCACTGTGGTGGATGCCAGCCATCTGACGCATTCGTCGATGTGGGACGCCCGCCGCGGCGAGGCGCTGAGCCTTCTGGGACTTCGGCTTGACGTTCTGGGCGAAGGGTGCCGTTATGATCTTACCGCTCGCCAGGCTTTTCCGCCGGATGAGCATATGGCCTTCTGCACATTGCCTGAACTGTCCGGGGATGAAGTCGCCAGCGATGGGAAATAAAAGCTAACCAACGGGGAACTTCATGAAAATCATCTCGACCAATGTCTTTGTCGGCCCGAATGTTTGGGCAAGTTTTCCGGTCATTCGCCATGTTATCGACTTGGGTATTCTTGAAGAATGGCCTTCGGGGAAAATTGGTTCCGAGTATGTTGACGCGTTGATCGAGGCACTTCCCGGTCTGGCAGAACACGGCTGTTCCTATCGCGAACCCGGCGGGTTCATCCGCCGCTTGCGCGAAGATGAAGGCACCTGGCTGGGTCATGTGCTGGAACATTGTGCCATCGAAGTGCAGAACGTGGCCGGTTCAGATGTAACCTTTGGCCGAACCCGCGGCACTGGCGAACCTGGTCAGTACAACATGGTTTTTGAATACCGCCAGCGCGATGTCGGCCTGGATGCGGGCAAGCTGGCGATGGGTCTGTTGATGCATCTGTTGCCACCATCCCTCAAGGAGCAGGTGGATTACGACTTTGATCCGGATTTCAACTGGGATGACGAATTGCGCAGCTTTGTGCTGCGGGCTCAGCGCAAGGAATTTGGCCCCTCAACCAGTTCACTGGTCAAGGCGGCACAAGAGCGGGACATCCCCTGGATCAGGCTGAACTCAGGCTCGCTGGTGCAGTTCGGGCATGGGAAATACCAGAAACGCATTCAGGCAACCATCACCTCCGAGACCAAGCATATCTCGGTCGAGATTTCCTGCGACAAGGAAGATACCCACAATCTGCTAAACGATCTGGGCCTGCCGGTGCCGCAGCAGCGCATAGTTTATTCGCCGCGCGAGGCGGCAAAAGCGGCGGGACGTATCGGTTTTCCCGTCGTCGTCAAACCACTCGACGCCAATCATGGGCGCGGTGTTTCGATCAATCTGAACTCGGAATCCGAGGTTGAGGCGGGCTTTACCGAGGCCAAGGAACATTCTCGCAGCAGGGCCATTCTGGTTGAAAGCTTCGTCACCGGTTTCGATCATCGAATGCTGGTTGTGAACAACAAGCTGGTTGCAGTGGCTAAACGCGTCCCCGGACATGTCGTTGGCGACGGCACGCACACGATTGCCGAACTGGTCGACGTCGTGAACCAGGACCCGCGTCGCGGCATCGGGCACGAAAAAGTGCTGACCATGCTTGAACTCGACAATCAGGCCAAACGCCTGATGGAAATTGCGGGCGTGAACGAAGAAACCGTTTTGCCGGATGGCGAGGTTTTCTATCTCCGGTCGACGGCAAATCTGTCAACGGGAGGCACAGCCATTGACCTGACGGATGTGGTGCATCCCGACAACCGCGACATGGCTCAACGCGCCATCATGGCGGTTGGGCTGGATGTGGGCGGCGTGGATTTCCTGATCGACGACATAACCAAATCCTACAAGGAAATCGGTGGCGCCATCGTCGAAGTGAACGCAGCCCCCGGCTTTCGGATGCATGTGGCGCCGTCCGAAGGTCAGCCGCGCGACGTGGCCGGTAAAGTGATTGACATGCTTTTCCCTGCCACTCAGGAAACCCGCATCCCGATTGCGGCGATCACGGGCACCAACGGCAAGACTACGACAGCCCGAATGCTGGCGCATATCATGAAAACCAGCGGCCAGACCGTTGGTATGACCTCGACCGACGGCGTCTATGTGGACGGCAAACTGAGCGTCAAGGGCGACATGACGGGGCCCAAATCCGCGCAGATCGTGCTGCGCGATCCGGCGGTCGATTTTGCCGTAATGGAAACCGCACGCGGCGGGCTTGTGCGATCAGGTCTGGGTTATCAGCGCTCGAACGTGGCGGCGTGTCTGAATGTCTCGGCAGATCATCTGGGTCTAGGGGGCATAAACACGGTCGAGGAACTGGCCGTGGTCAAGCGCGTGGTGGTTGAAAGCGCAACGGATACGGCGGTGCTGAATGCCGATGACATCAATTGCCTGAAAATGGCCGACTACGCCGGGGCGAACCAGATATTCTATGTCACCACCAATCCGGGGCACAGTCTGGTCAAGGAACATATCAAGGCAGGCGGCAAGGCCATTGTGCTGGAAAAGGGCATGAATGGTGACATGCTGACCATCTATGACAACGGTCTTCACATCCCGGTTCTGTGGTCGCATCTGATCCCGGCGACCTTGGAAGGCAAAGCGATTTTCAACGTCCAGAATGCGATGTTCGCCGCCGCGATGGCCTATAGTTTCGAAGTGGATCTTGACAATATCCGCCACGGGCTGCGCACCTTCGACACCAGCTATTTCCAGGCACCCGGACGGATGAATGTCTATGACGAACATCCTTTCAAGGTGATCCTTGACTATGGCCACAACCCTGCCGCCCTGAAGGCGATGGCAGCGCTGGCCGATCAGTTGGAAATCAAGGGCCGCAGGCTGTGCGTTGTTGCGATGCCCGGCGACCGGCGCGATCAAGACATTGTCGATGGGGCCGCCGCGTTGGCCGGACATTTCGATCATTTCGTTTGCAAGGCAGATGACCGACGCCGCGGTCGCGGGCTTGATGAGGTACCGCAGATGATGCGTCAGGCCTTGATCGACAACGGTGTGGATGCTGCGGCCATAACGATCATCCCCGATGAAGTCAAAGCAGTGAATGCCGCGTTGGAACAGGCTGCGCAGGGCGATCTGCTGGTGATCTTTGGTGACGACACAACGCGCTGCTGGAAACAGATCATCTATTTCAATTCTGATGGTGAAGCACCCGAGGCCGCGCCGGTGGCAAGCCCCGCCGAAACCTCGTTCGAGGACATGTTCGAAAGCGACCAGAACCTGATCCGGGATGAGCGTGGCGTGCGTCTGGCCCGTGAAGTCAGCGAAGACGCAGATTGAGCGGAGGCCCCGGAATGGACCGGATCAAAGAGCTTGAGACCGCGCTGACCATTGAAAGCGCGACCTCTGACCATATTCAGGTGGATGATGCGCGGCGTCTGACCGGGCCGGGCCTGCTTTGGAACCGCCCCGGCGCAGTGGTGGACGTTTTTCTTACCGATATCGATGCCACCCGGGTCACCGCCCTGTGGGAGAAACATGCACGTCGGGTACTGGACGCGCTTGGCTGGCAGGAACAGCACCTGACCCACCGCATCTTTACGGGTGGGGTTAATCTTGCGATCTCGGCGCCCATGGATCAGCTCTATTCCGCGATCTTCGCGGCGCAAACCGCCTGGCATTTCTGTGCCGCTGAACTGTTGGCATCCGAGCCCGGAGATTTCGATCAGATGATTTCGGACGTCCAAGGCGTTATGGAAACCGAAGCCAATCCCGCGCTGATTGCCTTGATCGCGGCAGCACAGGCGCATGGTGTGGATATCCTCTGCGATGATGACGAAGTGTCAATCGGGCATGGCAAAGGCAGTCAGACCTGGCCGGTCGATGCGCTGCCCGCCGCCGACAAGGTGGACTGGCCTGCTTTGCACAATATCCCGATCGCGTTCATCACCGGAACCAACGGCAAAACCACGACAACCCGGTTGCTTGAGGCGATCGCGCGCGCTTCGGGCAGGGTCGCCGGGCTGACATCAACCGAATTTGTGCGCGTGGGTGACGATATTCTGGACCGTGGCGATTACTCGGGCCCCGGTGGCGGGCGGATGTTGCTGCGCGACAAGCGGCTGGAGATTGCCTGTCTTGAAGTCGCACGCGGCGGCATCCTGCGTCGGGGTCTGCCGACCCGCGCGGCCACAGCAGCGGCGGTCACCAATGTGGCGAACGATCATCTGGGGCAATACGGGGTCAACACTGTACCGGAACTGGCTCAGGCCAAATTCGCCGTACATCGCACGCTGGCCGAGGGTGGCGTGCTGGCCCTGAATGCCGATGACGGTTATGTACGCGCCGAGGCGGCGAATACATCGGCGAATTTCTGGTGGTTTTCGCTGGATGCGCAGAACGATCTGATCCGTCAGGCGCGTGATGCCGGCACCTGCTGCGCCTATGTGCGGCGAGGCGATATCGTCTTTTTCGACGGCACGGCGGAACAGGTGGTGATCGCCGTTTCCGATGTTCCCCTGACCATGGGCGGCGCTGCTAAATACAATATCCTGAATGCGCTGGCGGCCTTGTGCCTTGCCCTGGCACTGGGCCTGCCCGTTCAGGCGGCTCGGGATGGTTTGGCCGGGTTCAAGCCCGACGCCAAGGATAACCCGGGTCGTTGCAACGAGTTTTTGTACAATGGAGCACGGGTCTTTGTGGATTTTGCACATAACCCCCATTCGATTTCGGCCGTTTGCGATGCGCTGTCGAGCCTTCCGGCAAAACGGCGTTTCATAATGCTCAGCCATGCGGGGGACAGATCGGATCAGGATATCCGAGATGTAACTGCGACAGCGCTGAAATTCCAACCCGACGTTGTCGTCGCAACCGAACTTGAAGGGTATTTAAGAGGTCGCGAACTGGGAGAAGTCTCTGATCTGATTGAAAGGACAGCGTTGGAACTCGGGTATGAAGCAGAACACATACTCAGAGCAGCGTCGCCCACACAAGCCGCTTCAATGATACTAGAAAAGCTGGAGACGGGTGATGTCGCCTTGCTGCTGGTGCTGTCCGAACGTGATGCCGTTCTTTCGATGCTCGACAGGTAAAAACACGCAAGGCGCCAAAGCGGCCATTTGATCGCAGCATGGCAATTGGTAGTTTGGGTTCACAACGGTTGTTCGCTTCACATTCGATGAACGATCGCTGAGCGGTGTGGTTTCAACTGGTCGCTGCAACACATGCGTCAAACTTCTCAGCAGGCGTTTGGTATCGGTTTACAAAAGCGGCGTGACCAAGTTGCTTGGGCCTGCGCCCGGACAAACGTAATCGCCAGCCTAAACCGGATACAACCTGAAAGTGAGCAGGTTTTAGAATCCATCTTGCGGTCAAAATTCGCGAACCTGCTTGATTTTGGAGATTGGATTGATCCCCCCACCACCAACGTCCTTGATGCTGGGCCTTCATGCGGTAAGGTCTGCGCAGGGGCGCAACTGCGGGACATTCGGCAGGTGACAGGATGAAAAACACCATGAACGGGGCCGAGGCGATGGTCCGGATGCTGGAGGCGCATGGGGTGCGTCACATCTTTGGCCTGTGCGGGGATACCACCCTGCCGTTTTACGATGCGATGCGCCAGCTTGATCACGGGATCACCCATATCCTGACCCGCGACGAGCGCTGCGCGGCCTATATGGCCGATGGCTATGCGCGGGTCACCGGGCGGGTTGGCGTCTGCGAAGGCCCGTCGGGCGGTGGCGCGACCTATATCCTGCCCGGATTGATCGAAGCCAACGAAAGCTCTTATGCCGTGCTGGGGATCACCACGGATATTTCGGTCGGCTCTTACGGGAAATACCCGCTGACCGAGGTCGATCAGGAGGCGCTGATGCGGCCCCTGACCAAATGGAACACGGTGATCAAGCGGGCCGATCATATCCCCCGTATGGTGCGCAGCGCCTTTCGCGCGATGACAACCGGGCGGCCCGGTGCGGCGCATCTGGGCCTGCCCTATGACATTCAGTACGACCCGGTCGAGGTTGGCGATATCTGGGCCGATCCCAGACTGGCGCTTTACCCGGCCTATCCCCAGGCCCCCGAACCCGGCGCCGCCGAGGCGGCGGTTGATGCGATCCTGTCGGCGCGCAATCCGCTGATCGTGTGCGGTGGCGGCGTGGTGATCGCAGGGGCGATGGACGCGCTTGACCGGCTGGCAACCCGGCTGGACATTCCGGTCGCCACATCGATTTCCGGCCAGGGATCGCTGGCGGAAACGCACCCCAATTGCGTCGGCGTTGTCGGATCGAATGGCGGCACCGATGACACATGGGAGATGATGCAGGCCGCCGATCTGGTCGTCTTCATGGGCGCGCGGGCCGGATCCACCACCACATCCCGCTGGGAGGCGCCGGATGCCGACACACGGATCGTGCATTTCGATGTCGATCCGATGGTGATCGGCGCGAATTACCGCACCGAAGTGGGCGTTGTGGGCGACCTGCGCCTTGCGCTGGATCAGGTCAACACAGTGCTGGACCAACGCGATCAGGGCAGCGAAACCTTTGGCGGGGCCGCAGCGGTGGCAGCGATGAAACGCCGCAAGTTCGAAACCTTCCGCACATTGGCCCAAAGCAGCGAAAGCCCGATCCGGCCGGAACGGGTGATCGACACGCTGATGCAGGCGCTGCCCGAAGACGCGACGATCGTGTCCGATCCCGGCACCAGCTGTCCGTATT harbors:
- the iadA gene encoding beta-aspartyl-peptidase, which translates into the protein MLKLIKNARLYSPEPVGLGHILTAGERIIYIGSTQPELPDQLHAEILDVEGAAVVPGLIDGHAHITGGGGETGPASRVPPMFLSSFTRAGVTSVVGVLGTDDLTRNTQTLVQQAYGLREEGLSAWCHTGGYHVPLTTLTGSARGDIVFLDPVIGVGELAISDHRSSQPTLDEFLRIASEAHVAGLMTGKAGIVHCHMGDGERGLSMLEQAIATCEIPARVFNPTHVNRNKPLFEQAVALARHGCYIDATAFPCGHIDPGISAADAYIQFRDLGGRADRFTISSDGGGCLPAFDREGNLTRFGVGLSDTLPETLRELIDKGIPLPEALAPLTSNVADLLKLRRKGRLNVGMDADLVVLDENTTVRHVMARGEWHVRDGQMARRGMYEKV
- a CDS encoding cyanophycinase, coding for MCPAPIDAETPRGFIIPIGGGEDRVKEMQIHRKFVELSGGADADIIVVPTASMLEETGPDYNRIFSELGAGQVEFLPISRRADCDNPEYAEMLDRATGIFMTGGNQLRLSAILGGTLVAQKIRRRNAAGVPVAGTSAGASVMSEHMVAGGSSNSAPAEGNITLAPGMGLTNAVIIDQHFTQRNRMGRLLTASSFNPFLIGLGVDEDTAAFIGPDNVLEVVGSGAVTVVDASHLTHSSMWDARRGEALSLLGLRLDVLGEGCRYDLTARQAFPPDEHMAFCTLPELSGDEVASDGK
- the cphA gene encoding cyanophycin synthetase produces the protein MKIISTNVFVGPNVWASFPVIRHVIDLGILEEWPSGKIGSEYVDALIEALPGLAEHGCSYREPGGFIRRLREDEGTWLGHVLEHCAIEVQNVAGSDVTFGRTRGTGEPGQYNMVFEYRQRDVGLDAGKLAMGLLMHLLPPSLKEQVDYDFDPDFNWDDELRSFVLRAQRKEFGPSTSSLVKAAQERDIPWIRLNSGSLVQFGHGKYQKRIQATITSETKHISVEISCDKEDTHNLLNDLGLPVPQQRIVYSPREAAKAAGRIGFPVVVKPLDANHGRGVSINLNSESEVEAGFTEAKEHSRSRAILVESFVTGFDHRMLVVNNKLVAVAKRVPGHVVGDGTHTIAELVDVVNQDPRRGIGHEKVLTMLELDNQAKRLMEIAGVNEETVLPDGEVFYLRSTANLSTGGTAIDLTDVVHPDNRDMAQRAIMAVGLDVGGVDFLIDDITKSYKEIGGAIVEVNAAPGFRMHVAPSEGQPRDVAGKVIDMLFPATQETRIPIAAITGTNGKTTTARMLAHIMKTSGQTVGMTSTDGVYVDGKLSVKGDMTGPKSAQIVLRDPAVDFAVMETARGGLVRSGLGYQRSNVAACLNVSADHLGLGGINTVEELAVVKRVVVESATDTAVLNADDINCLKMADYAGANQIFYVTTNPGHSLVKEHIKAGGKAIVLEKGMNGDMLTIYDNGLHIPVLWSHLIPATLEGKAIFNVQNAMFAAAMAYSFEVDLDNIRHGLRTFDTSYFQAPGRMNVYDEHPFKVILDYGHNPAALKAMAALADQLEIKGRRLCVVAMPGDRRDQDIVDGAAALAGHFDHFVCKADDRRRGRGLDEVPQMMRQALIDNGVDAAAITIIPDEVKAVNAALEQAAQGDLLVIFGDDTTRCWKQIIYFNSDGEAPEAAPVASPAETSFEDMFESDQNLIRDERGVRLAREVSEDAD
- a CDS encoding Mur ligase family protein translates to MDRIKELETALTIESATSDHIQVDDARRLTGPGLLWNRPGAVVDVFLTDIDATRVTALWEKHARRVLDALGWQEQHLTHRIFTGGVNLAISAPMDQLYSAIFAAQTAWHFCAAELLASEPGDFDQMISDVQGVMETEANPALIALIAAAQAHGVDILCDDDEVSIGHGKGSQTWPVDALPAADKVDWPALHNIPIAFITGTNGKTTTTRLLEAIARASGRVAGLTSTEFVRVGDDILDRGDYSGPGGGRMLLRDKRLEIACLEVARGGILRRGLPTRAATAAAVTNVANDHLGQYGVNTVPELAQAKFAVHRTLAEGGVLALNADDGYVRAEAANTSANFWWFSLDAQNDLIRQARDAGTCCAYVRRGDIVFFDGTAEQVVIAVSDVPLTMGGAAKYNILNALAALCLALALGLPVQAARDGLAGFKPDAKDNPGRCNEFLYNGARVFVDFAHNPHSISAVCDALSSLPAKRRFIMLSHAGDRSDQDIRDVTATALKFQPDVVVATELEGYLRGRELGEVSDLIERTALELGYEAEHILRAASPTQAASMILEKLETGDVALLLVLSERDAVLSMLDR
- a CDS encoding thiamine pyrophosphate-binding protein — translated: MKNTMNGAEAMVRMLEAHGVRHIFGLCGDTTLPFYDAMRQLDHGITHILTRDERCAAYMADGYARVTGRVGVCEGPSGGGATYILPGLIEANESSYAVLGITTDISVGSYGKYPLTEVDQEALMRPLTKWNTVIKRADHIPRMVRSAFRAMTTGRPGAAHLGLPYDIQYDPVEVGDIWADPRLALYPAYPQAPEPGAAEAAVDAILSARNPLIVCGGGVVIAGAMDALDRLATRLDIPVATSISGQGSLAETHPNCVGVVGSNGGTDDTWEMMQAADLVVFMGARAGSTTTSRWEAPDADTRIVHFDVDPMVIGANYRTEVGVVGDLRLALDQVNTVLDQRDQGSETFGGAAAVAAMKRRKFETFRTLAQSSESPIRPERVIDTLMQALPEDATIVSDPGTSCPYFSAYYQLPKPGRHFITNRAHGALGYALSAALGVWFGRPERKVVAMMGDGSFGFTCGELETVCRVGAPITYIVFSNATFGWIKASQYADKDKRYYNVDFNRTDQAAVAAAYGVTSWRVENPDDLHSVLKQAIAHDGPTLVDVVCQALEESNAPVRRWMG